A window of Candidatus Bathyarchaeota archaeon genomic DNA:
CGGGAGGAGAAACGATGTGTCTAGCAACAGCCTCCTACCGTCGCCTCGAAAGCTTCTCCTGCTCACGTAAACTCTCCTCCTCGACCTCTTCAGGCATGATCCTACCGATCTTCCTACCATGCAGGGCAAGCCATATGGCATCCCTGACCGGCTCTATCACGATCCTATCCCCTTGAGCGACCAACCTAACCCTCTGCCCCTCACGTATCCCGACGGCATCGGCAACCTTCTTATGAATAACGATAACCCTCTTCCTCCCAACCCTAGTCTCCACAGAGATACTCATATCAAACCACAAGATTTCTAACTCCAACCTATATTTAAATCCAACTATTCATTAAAGTCTAACTCCAACCATATTTCTGATCCCAAAAAAGAGTTGTAGATTAGCTTGACCACACGGACAATAAAGCAAAGAAGACCTTTGAGACAGCTTTCTGAATCATAGAATACTCTCCCGGTCGTTAATTCCAAAACCTCTTGACAGGTTAATAGGAGGCAAAAGATATGAAGTTAAAAGCTAAACTTCAGTTATAGGTCTATTCCATGTCTTTCGTTAAACTCAGTAAGAAAACGTATTACGATAAGGTGTATGGTTGTTGGCTGGGTAAAAACGCAGGCGGCACTTTGGGCGGTCCTCTCGAGCAGATATGGGGCAAGGAAGAAATGTTCGACGTGTGGTGGTATCCCAAGCTTGTCGAGGGAGGTATTCCAAACGACGACCTTGAAATTCAGCTGGTATGGCTTCAAGCCATTAAAGACCGTGGGTTGCAACTTACTGCGAGGGACCTAGCCGAATACTGGCTCGACTGCATCTTATACAACTACGACGAATACGGGTTGCATAAGACTAACTTAAGGAAAGGACTTCAACCGCCTGTCTCCGGATGGTACAATAACTGGTTTAAGGACTGCATGGGTAGCCCGATTCGTTCAGAGATCTGGGCCTGTATAGCACCTGGCGCCCCTCACATAGCTGCATGGTACGCCTACCAAGACGCTATATGCGACCACGCAGGAGGAGAATCCGTCTACGGCGAAGTTTTCAACGCTGTAATCGAGTCGTCTGCTTTCCTCATCGAAGACCGGGTCAAGCTGGTGGAGATCGGTCTCTCAGCGATCCCGGAGAATTGCTTGACATCTAAGGCTGTTCGAACGGCTCTCCGTGCATACTTTTCCGGTTTGGATTGGAGGGAGGCGCGTGAAAAAGTTAAAGAGGTAGCCTATAGCCCGGTAGCTCAGTATTCTCCGATAAACCTAGGCTTCCAAACGATTGGAATACTCTACGGGGAAGATTTCGGAGACGCCATGTGCAAAGCCGTAAACTGTGGATGGGATACCGATTGTACCGGTGCAACAGTAGGGGCGATATGGGGTATCATAACCGGTAGGAGCGGGCTTCCAAAAAGGTGGATCGAACCGCTGGGTGACAGGATAGTCGTTAGCAGAGGGATAAGGAATATCCACGTACCTGCCGATTTAGACGAGCTTACGAAAGATGTATGTAGAATAGGTGAGAAAGCCCTTGCCTACTTCGATACACAGGTTAAGCTCTGTGATATCGACGATCTATCCACAGCGGAAAACGTGCTTAAAAGTTCCCTGGAGAAGGTGAAAAACCTTTGGAAGAGAGAGCCCAACCGTCTCGACTTCGACCTAGTCGCCGTAAGGGCGTCGATCGTCTACCTGGACGGCCCAGCACTACTCCCCA
This region includes:
- a CDS encoding AbrB/MazE/SpoVT family DNA-binding domain-containing protein — translated: MSISVETRVGRKRVIVIHKKVADAVGIREGQRVRLVAQGDRIVIEPVRDAIWLALHGRKIGRIMPEEVEEESLREQEKLSRRR
- a CDS encoding ADP-ribosylglycohydrolase family protein — protein: MSFVKLSKKTYYDKVYGCWLGKNAGGTLGGPLEQIWGKEEMFDVWWYPKLVEGGIPNDDLEIQLVWLQAIKDRGLQLTARDLAEYWLDCILYNYDEYGLHKTNLRKGLQPPVSGWYNNWFKDCMGSPIRSEIWACIAPGAPHIAAWYAYQDAICDHAGGESVYGEVFNAVIESSAFLIEDRVKLVEIGLSAIPENCLTSKAVRTALRAYFSGLDWREAREKVKEVAYSPVAQYSPINLGFQTIGILYGEDFGDAMCKAVNCGWDTDCTGATVGAIWGIITGRSGLPKRWIEPLGDRIVVSRGIRNIHVPADLDELTKDVCRIGEKALAYFDTQVKLCDIDDLSTAENVLKSSLEKVKNLWKREPNRLDFDLVAVRASIVYLDGPALLPSRLNRFVIMVKNKRPVPISGTIIIHTPDGWILNPSHIQRIRLSAGERAELKFSVTASVSDINTSNRGTVEISLDGRPGLTRLPLYFVGGFRWLVSEVFREPISLDAPFPPEKDAGLMEPGEGWKALSWPENALEVEPFFEGKPGVIYLRHFIYSPEARKVVLGVPNNSRMRLWLNGKVIHETQRTVPLRPNYSGDGTNYTTAVLKRGWNHIMVKLLRSDKPLEAHFTVADAEWYGGMIDLIRCKLPWE